One stretch of Juglans microcarpa x Juglans regia isolate MS1-56 chromosome 3D, Jm3101_v1.0, whole genome shotgun sequence DNA includes these proteins:
- the LOC121256285 gene encoding uncharacterized protein LOC121256285, whose amino-acid sequence MEMEVVVPVAPVDFNFDSSCSSPYMTAPSSPQRFGNFYFSAPTSPTLASAFYHELNSLSLHGVIPRSPASSIPFNWEERPGIPKSKVINNVESDNDNDYGEDFEFDFSGHLERTSLSADELFDGGKIKPLKPPPRLQVGTGANDHSVSISSPRSPRSRISQGKRMVQEALSPRHKKDFDPFAAAIEETRKKGELGQRQGREQEQKRGRGKFSVGSSSSSFLRRGTRSLSPLRVSDLVLGEEENSPAPKSNIPSTASNTKASSTPSSAYSSFLSSFSFSKGYRKWRLKDFLLFRSASEGRATGKDPLTKYAVLSKNKLAEDVKNSSFRSTDSSGSVSSSRRRGPVSAHEMHYTVNRAASEEMRRKTFLPYKQGLLGCLGFNPGVHEVTKAFGSLTRG is encoded by the coding sequence ATGGAGATGGAAGTTGTGGTACCAGTGGCTCCCGTGGACTTCAACTTCGACAGCTCCTGCTCCTCTCCATACATGACTGCTCCTTCCAGCCCTCAACGATTCGGCAACTTCTACTTCAGCGCCCCTACCAGTCCTACCCTCGCCTCCGCCTTCTACCACGAGCTCAACAGTCTCTCTCTCCACGGCGTGATCCCCAGAAGCCCAGCCTCCTCGATCCCCTTTAACTGGGAAGAAAGGCCCGGGATTCCTAAATCCAAAGTTATCAACAATGTCGAAAGCGATAACGACAACGATTATGGTGAAGATTTTGAGTTCGATTTTAGTGGGCACTTAGAGCGGACTTCTTTGTCTGCTGACGAGCTCTTCGATGGCGGAAAGATAAAGCCTCTAAAACCACCACCTCGATTACAAGTTGGCACCGGAGCTAATGACCATTCGGTGTCCATTTCATCTCCAAGGTCTCCAAGATCAAGAATTTCACAGGGAAAGAGGATGGTCCAAGAAGCACTATCACCGCGTCACAAGAAAGATTTTGATCCATTCGCTGCGGCAATAGAGGAAACTCGAAAGAAAGGAGAGCTCGGCCAGCGACAGGGGAGAGAACAAGaacaaaagagagggagaggaaaatTCTCTGTAGGGTCATCTTCATCAAGTTTTCTACGTAGAGGAACAAGATCCTTGTCTCCTCTGAGAGTCTCTGACCTTGTCTTAGGAGAAGAGGAGAATTCACCGGCACCGAAAAGCAATATTCCTTCAACAGCAAGCAACACTAAAGCTTCCAGTACTCCTTCTTCAGCATATTCTTCATTCTTGTcatccttttctttctccaaagGTTACAGAAAATGGAGGCTGAAAGATTTTCTGTTGTTTCGGAGCGCGTCTGAGGGTCGGGCAACGGGCAAAGATCCATTGACTAAGTATGCGGTTTTGTCCAAGAACAAGCTGGCCGAAGATGTCAAGAACTCGAGCTTCCGGTCGACGGACAGTTCCGGTTCTGTGTCGAGCTCGAGGAGGAGAGGACCGGTTTCGGCCCACGAGATGCATTACACAGTGAACCGGGCGGCTTCGGAGGAGATGAGGAGGAAGACTTTCTTGCCTTACAAGCAGGGCCTGCTGGGGTGCTTGGGGTTCAACCCTGGTGTGCATGAGGTCACCAAGGCATTTGGGTCTTTGACACGTGGATGA